From one Bacillus sp. FJAT-42376 genomic stretch:
- a CDS encoding TIGR03826 family flagellar region protein, whose translation MNELANCPKCNALFVQTQFRTVCADCFKIEEAQFELVYGFLRKRENRKARLEEVVNGTGVPEEIILKFIRLGRLQLSNFPNLGYPCDKCGNMIREGKLCSSCTKGLYDQIDQLQREEEHQRLMAHEEKKTYYSISPKK comes from the coding sequence ATGAACGAGTTAGCGAATTGCCCGAAATGCAATGCTCTCTTTGTCCAGACACAATTTCGCACGGTTTGTGCGGATTGCTTTAAAATAGAAGAAGCTCAATTTGAATTGGTGTACGGATTCCTGCGCAAGCGTGAGAACCGGAAAGCCAGGCTTGAAGAAGTTGTGAACGGAACCGGGGTACCGGAAGAGATCATTCTGAAATTCATCCGTCTCGGAAGACTTCAGCTATCCAATTTTCCGAACCTCGGTTATCCATGCGATAAATGCGGGAACATGATCCGGGAAGGGAAATTATGTTCTTCCTGTACAAAAGGCCTGTACGATCAGATTGATCAGCTCCAACGTGAGGAGGAGCACCAGCGTCTAATGGCCCATGAGGAGAAAAAAACCTACTACTCCATTTCTCCCAAAAAGTAA
- a CDS encoding ComF family protein, giving the protein MSWCILCHSKMLEQVTWGMLLGTDPDPVACGPCSEKLSKIAGPVCTKCGRPMESEALCRDCVRWEENGEYKGLFTRNRSIYSYTDSVKEIMNLFKFRGDAELIRLFEQDIREASKKISRKAILVPIPLSEERLMERGFNQAELISAKIRRPILHPLIRLTSEKQSKKSRKERLLGVPLFATNPEVDIQGCDIVIVDDIYTTGNTVYQAAKLLKEAGAAEISSLTLIRG; this is encoded by the coding sequence TTGAGCTGGTGCATTCTCTGCCACAGCAAAATGCTGGAGCAGGTGACATGGGGAATGCTTCTCGGAACAGATCCGGATCCGGTGGCATGCGGGCCCTGTTCAGAAAAGCTAAGCAAAATAGCGGGGCCGGTCTGCACGAAATGCGGACGGCCGATGGAGAGCGAGGCCCTTTGCCGGGATTGTGTCCGCTGGGAGGAAAACGGGGAATACAAAGGATTGTTTACCCGAAACCGGTCTATTTATTCCTACACAGATTCCGTGAAAGAAATCATGAACTTGTTCAAATTCCGTGGAGATGCCGAGCTCATCCGCTTGTTTGAACAGGATATCAGGGAAGCGTCGAAGAAGATTTCCAGGAAGGCCATTCTAGTCCCGATTCCATTGTCCGAGGAGAGGCTGATGGAAAGGGGATTTAATCAGGCTGAATTGATTTCAGCAAAGATCCGGCGTCCAATCCTGCATCCTTTAATCAGGCTGACTTCAGAAAAACAGTCTAAAAAATCGAGGAAGGAACGTCTTTTAGGAGTCCCACTTTTTGCCACCAATCCAGAGGTGGATATTCAAGGGTGCGATATTGTGATTGTGGACGACATTTATACAACAGGAAACACAGTCTATCAGGCAGCAAAGCTTTTGAAGGAAGCGGGCGCAGCAGAGATTTCCTCTCTTACTTTAATCAGAGGCTAA
- a CDS encoding DEAD/DEAH box helicase, producing the protein MGRVSECETLYSWSGPEHLHSHSSTGLSWNGTLSPLQKNASSLIKEAVVNRTELLVWAVCGAGKTEILFEGINQALKENKRVCLATPRTDVVLELYPRFKQAFPHADAVALYGGSEDRYKSSSLILSTTHQLFRFKQTFDCLIIDEVDAFPFSADATLKEAAEKARKPESALVFLTATPSKEMQKRALSKQLPSIRIPGRYHGHPLPVPNFQWIGSWKGRLQRQKLPKSLLLWIKNHLEIKKQAFVFVPNIPALNQVTAILKNLNPSIEGVHSEDPERKEKVQRFRDGVSPVIVTTTILERGVTVPNSDVAVLGAEEDIFTESALVQIAGRVGRHKDFPSGDVVFFHYGKTHAMIAAKKHIEKMNREALN; encoded by the coding sequence ATGGGAAGGGTGAGCGAATGCGAGACCCTTTATAGCTGGAGCGGACCGGAACATCTCCATTCACACTCCTCTACAGGTTTAAGCTGGAACGGTACGCTCTCTCCTTTACAGAAGAATGCATCCAGCCTGATTAAGGAAGCGGTCGTGAACCGGACCGAGCTTCTCGTCTGGGCGGTTTGCGGAGCGGGGAAAACTGAAATCCTGTTTGAAGGCATTAATCAAGCGCTCAAGGAAAACAAGCGTGTCTGTCTCGCCACACCGAGAACCGATGTCGTGCTCGAACTTTATCCACGATTCAAGCAGGCCTTTCCGCATGCAGATGCCGTTGCGTTATACGGAGGAAGCGAGGATCGGTACAAATCCTCGAGCCTTATTTTATCCACGACCCATCAGCTTTTCCGGTTTAAACAAACGTTTGATTGCCTCATTATTGATGAAGTGGATGCCTTTCCTTTCTCTGCGGATGCGACGCTGAAGGAAGCGGCAGAGAAGGCGAGGAAACCAGAGAGTGCGCTTGTTTTTCTTACAGCCACCCCTTCAAAAGAGATGCAAAAGCGCGCACTGTCCAAACAGCTTCCCTCTATCCGCATCCCCGGCCGCTACCACGGACATCCGCTGCCGGTTCCAAACTTTCAGTGGATTGGCAGTTGGAAAGGACGTCTTCAACGCCAAAAGCTCCCGAAATCGCTCCTCCTTTGGATCAAAAATCATCTCGAAATAAAAAAACAGGCTTTTGTTTTTGTACCGAACATTCCTGCTCTGAACCAGGTTACGGCCATTCTAAAAAACCTCAACCCTTCTATAGAAGGTGTTCATTCAGAGGATCCTGAACGGAAGGAAAAGGTGCAACGGTTCCGGGATGGGGTTTCTCCCGTCATTGTGACAACGACGATTCTTGAGCGGGGAGTGACGGTTCCGAATTCGGATGTGGCTGTTTTGGGCGCGGAAGAGGATATTTTCACGGAAAGCGCCCTTGTTCAAATTGCCGGCAGGGTGGGCCGCCATAAAGATTTTCCATCGGGTGACGTGGTGTTTTTTCATTATGGAAAGACCCATGCCATGATTGCAGCCAAAAAGCATATTGAGAAAATGAACAGGGAGGCGCTGAATTGA
- a CDS encoding DegV family protein, whose product MKTAILTDSTAYIPNELLKELDIHLIPLSVIFGSETYQEELELSAEAFYTEVKNRNQLPTTSQPPVGKFLDMFEEFSKQYDAVICIHLSSGISGTYNGSITAGNMTDSIKVFSFDSEISCMVQGFYVIEAAEMARDGKDPEDIMKRLEEIKKSVRAYFMVDDLSNLQRGGRLNGAQALIGSLLQVKPLLHFEDKVIVPFEKIRTRKRAVNRIYELFEEDAKLGVPMRAAVIHGNRPEEAKEMKAELEAKYPHVKFYLSYFGAVIGTHLGEGALGLGWYME is encoded by the coding sequence ATGAAAACGGCAATTTTAACCGATAGTACAGCTTACATACCGAACGAACTGCTGAAAGAGCTGGACATTCATTTAATCCCGCTCAGCGTCATTTTCGGCAGTGAAACCTACCAGGAAGAACTGGAGCTGAGTGCAGAAGCTTTTTACACAGAAGTAAAAAACCGCAACCAGCTTCCAACGACTTCTCAGCCGCCTGTCGGAAAATTCCTCGACATGTTCGAAGAGTTTTCGAAGCAGTACGATGCGGTCATCTGCATTCACCTGTCCTCAGGAATCAGCGGAACGTACAACGGCTCGATCACGGCAGGGAACATGACGGACAGCATCAAAGTCTTCTCCTTTGACTCCGAAATCAGCTGCATGGTGCAGGGCTTTTATGTCATTGAAGCTGCCGAAATGGCCCGTGATGGCAAGGATCCGGAAGACATCATGAAGCGTCTCGAAGAAATCAAAAAAAGTGTCCGCGCCTATTTCATGGTGGACGACCTTTCCAACCTCCAGCGTGGGGGACGCTTGAACGGGGCTCAGGCACTGATTGGAAGTCTGCTTCAGGTGAAACCGCTTCTTCACTTTGAAGACAAAGTTATCGTTCCGTTTGAAAAAATCAGAACGAGAAAAAGAGCGGTCAACCGCATCTATGAGCTTTTCGAGGAAGATGCGAAACTCGGCGTCCCGATGAGAGCAGCCGTGATTCACGGGAACCGTCCCGAAGAGGCAAAGGAAATGAAAGCAGAGCTTGAAGCGAAATATCCTCACGTGAAGTTTTACCTCAGTTATTTTGGAGCTGTGATCGGAACCCATCTGGGGGAAGGCGCGCTTGGACTGGGATGGTATATGGAGTAA
- a CDS encoding response regulator transcription factor, with translation MKTRIVIIDDHQLFREGVKRILDFEPSFEVVAEGDDGDEAMRLVEEHKPDTVIMDINMPNVNGVEATKQLVEANPETKVIILSIHDDENYVTRALKTGARGYLLKEMDADTLIEAVKVVADGGSYLHPKVTHNLVNEFRRLATTGAGGGGQQLQPEIRRPLHILTRRECEVLQMLADGKSNRGIGEALFISEKTVKNHVSNILQKMNVNDRTQAVVVAIKNGWVEVR, from the coding sequence ATGAAAACAAGAATTGTAATCATTGATGATCATCAGTTATTCAGAGAAGGCGTAAAACGTATTCTTGATTTTGAACCAAGCTTTGAAGTTGTAGCAGAAGGTGACGACGGTGATGAGGCAATGCGTCTTGTAGAAGAGCATAAGCCGGACACGGTCATTATGGATATAAATATGCCGAACGTAAACGGTGTGGAAGCGACAAAGCAGCTCGTTGAAGCAAACCCGGAAACAAAGGTAATCATTTTGTCCATCCATGATGATGAAAACTACGTAACCCGTGCCCTGAAAACAGGTGCGCGAGGATACCTTCTGAAAGAAATGGACGCAGACACGCTTATTGAAGCGGTCAAAGTCGTAGCGGATGGCGGTTCATACCTTCACCCGAAAGTGACGCATAACTTAGTGAATGAATTCCGCAGACTTGCGACTACTGGTGCAGGCGGCGGCGGACAGCAGCTTCAGCCTGAAATCCGCAGACCGCTGCACATTCTGACTCGCCGCGAATGCGAAGTTCTTCAAATGCTAGCAGACGGAAAAAGCAACCGTGGAATCGGCGAAGCGCTTTTCATCAGTGAAAAGACCGTAAAGAACCACGTATCCAACATCCTTCAGAAAATGAACGTAAACGACCGTACCCAAGCGGTAGTCGTTGCAATCAAAAACGGCTGGGTGGAAGTACGCTAA
- a CDS encoding sensor histidine kinase, with protein MNTKKLDSVLLDEILNKMISTVDGSKGEIFAIGEQSRTQYESLVEELAVIKTQVNDVIEAGDKLEIQARHARKRLSEVSKNFNRFTENEIREAYERAHALQVELTTMQHREKQLRDRRDELERRLLGLQEIIERSEALVTQIGVVLNYLSQDLRQVGMLLEDAQAKQDFGLRIIEAQEEERKRVSREIHDGPAQMLANVMMRSELLERIFRDRGTEEGFKEIRNLRQNVRNALYEVRRIIYDLRPMALDDLGLIPTLRKYLHTIEEYNGKTKMHFQSYGEAEERRLPPRFEVALFRLAQEAVTNALKHAQAKEISVKVEVSQEYVNLLIKDDGSGFDFSELKEKRNKSFGLVGMKERVELLDGTMDIDSKIGRGTTIMIKVPSIF; from the coding sequence GTGAATACCAAAAAGCTGGATAGCGTTTTGCTCGATGAAATCCTGAATAAAATGATCTCGACTGTAGACGGGAGCAAAGGGGAGATTTTCGCGATCGGCGAACAGTCCCGCACCCAATATGAATCACTTGTAGAGGAACTGGCTGTCATCAAAACCCAGGTCAATGATGTCATTGAGGCGGGGGATAAGCTTGAGATTCAGGCGAGGCATGCAAGAAAAAGACTGTCAGAGGTCAGCAAAAATTTCAACCGGTTTACAGAAAATGAAATACGGGAAGCGTATGAGAGAGCTCATGCCCTTCAGGTTGAACTGACGACGATGCAGCACCGCGAAAAACAGCTCCGTGACAGGCGGGATGAGCTTGAAAGAAGGCTGCTAGGGCTTCAGGAAATCATTGAACGGTCAGAAGCGCTTGTGACTCAAATCGGAGTCGTCCTTAATTATCTGAGCCAGGATTTGCGCCAGGTTGGAATGCTCCTTGAGGATGCGCAGGCGAAGCAGGACTTCGGTCTTCGGATTATTGAAGCGCAGGAAGAGGAACGCAAGCGGGTATCGCGGGAAATCCATGACGGACCTGCGCAAATGCTCGCAAATGTTATGATGCGCTCTGAATTGCTCGAACGCATTTTCAGGGATCGCGGTACCGAAGAAGGATTCAAGGAAATCCGCAATCTTCGCCAGAATGTCCGCAACGCTCTATATGAAGTGAGGAGAATTATTTACGACCTTCGGCCTATGGCGCTGGATGATCTTGGATTAATCCCGACCTTGAGAAAATACTTACATACGATTGAAGAATACAACGGCAAAACGAAAATGCACTTCCAAAGCTACGGTGAAGCAGAAGAAAGAAGGCTTCCGCCGAGATTTGAAGTAGCCCTTTTCCGTCTCGCTCAGGAAGCTGTAACGAACGCCCTGAAGCATGCACAAGCGAAAGAAATTTCAGTCAAAGTGGAAGTATCCCAGGAATACGTGAACCTGCTGATCAAGGATGACGGCAGCGGGTTTGACTTCAGTGAGCTGAAGGAGAAAAGGAACAAATCGTTTGGCCTTGTGGGAATGAAAGAACGTGTCGAATTGCTGGATGGCACCATGGATATTGATTCGAAAATTGGAAGAGGCACAACCATTATGATTAAAGTTCCTTCCATATTTTAG
- a CDS encoding YigZ family protein, with protein MLSTYYTAKGSGEHEIIIQKSRFICYISRVETEEEAIRFIQEIKKKHHNANHNCSAYLIGERDEIQKANDDGEPTGTAGVPMLEVLKKRGLKDTAAVVTRYFGGIKLGGGGLIRAYGQSVSEGLNHTGIVERKLMRIMHTKIDYTWLGKLENELRSSEYLIKDIHYLNDVEIETYVASDQTETFTKWMTELTNGQSEITQGDVTYLEEEVS; from the coding sequence ATGCTTTCTACTTATTATACAGCAAAAGGCAGCGGAGAGCATGAGATAATCATCCAGAAATCGCGATTTATCTGCTATATAAGCCGGGTTGAGACTGAAGAAGAAGCCATCCGGTTTATTCAGGAAATCAAGAAAAAGCACCATAATGCCAATCATAATTGTTCTGCCTATTTAATAGGAGAAAGAGATGAAATTCAAAAGGCGAACGATGACGGCGAGCCTACCGGAACAGCCGGTGTTCCTATGCTTGAAGTCCTGAAAAAACGCGGACTTAAGGACACCGCCGCAGTCGTTACCCGCTATTTCGGCGGCATTAAGCTCGGCGGAGGCGGCTTGATCCGCGCATATGGACAGTCTGTTTCAGAAGGATTGAACCATACAGGTATAGTAGAGCGTAAATTAATGAGAATTATGCATACTAAAATTGACTATACATGGCTTGGAAAGCTCGAAAATGAGCTTCGGTCATCCGAATACCTCATTAAAGATATACATTATTTGAACGATGTTGAAATTGAAACGTATGTTGCATCAGATCAAACGGAAACCTTCACCAAGTGGATGACAGAACTGACAAACGGCCAAAGCGAAATTACGCAAGGAGATGTCACGTATTTGGAAGAAGAGGTTAGTTAG
- a CDS encoding LCP family protein, with amino-acid sequence MAEYRRVVRKKKKKKSVFKRILLFLLLILLAGGAYTAYVVVSAMQAADKSYSSLERGDKSELREQAVELAKDPVSILIMGVEDYSTGGKGGRSDTLIVMTLNPKDKTMKMLSIPRDTLVKVKGHGETKITHAYSYGGKELTVQTVENFLDIPIDYYATVNFEAFKKVIDELDGVEVDVPFDFYEKSDVTGKRIYFKEGKQTLDGEEALAYARMRKRDPRGDFGRNDRQKEIITAIIKKATTPQNIWKVDDIANRISENVETNLRISEAMGFQQSYSGFKTDQIDQLKIEGEDLNLESGYYYKPDEEKLDLVKAELQEHLEHKTVSIRDEQDQNPFAEEDSTSGN; translated from the coding sequence ATGGCTGAGTATAGACGCGTAGTCCGGAAGAAAAAAAAGAAAAAGTCGGTTTTTAAACGGATTCTCCTGTTCCTGCTGCTGATTTTGCTTGCAGGAGGCGCCTACACGGCCTATGTTGTCGTATCGGCGATGCAGGCCGCGGATAAATCGTATTCAAGTCTTGAAAGAGGCGATAAATCAGAGCTTCGCGAACAAGCCGTTGAACTTGCAAAAGATCCTGTATCCATATTAATTATGGGGGTGGAGGATTATTCCACCGGGGGCAAAGGCGGACGGAGCGATACACTCATTGTGATGACGCTCAATCCGAAAGATAAAACGATGAAAATGCTCAGCATCCCTCGGGACACACTTGTAAAAGTAAAAGGACACGGCGAAACGAAGATTACCCACGCTTATTCATATGGCGGCAAGGAACTCACCGTTCAAACGGTCGAGAACTTCCTTGATATCCCGATCGATTACTATGCAACCGTAAACTTTGAAGCGTTCAAGAAGGTCATAGACGAGCTTGACGGTGTAGAAGTAGATGTCCCATTTGACTTTTATGAAAAAAGTGATGTGACCGGCAAAAGAATTTATTTTAAAGAAGGCAAACAAACGCTTGACGGAGAAGAGGCACTTGCCTATGCCCGGATGAGAAAACGCGATCCGCGCGGAGACTTCGGCCGGAACGACCGTCAAAAAGAAATCATTACCGCCATTATTAAGAAAGCGACGACTCCGCAGAACATCTGGAAAGTCGATGACATTGCCAACCGCATTTCTGAAAATGTCGAAACCAATCTTCGAATATCTGAAGCGATGGGCTTCCAGCAATCCTACAGCGGATTCAAGACCGACCAGATTGACCAGCTGAAGATTGAAGGAGAAGACTTAAATCTTGAAAGCGGCTATTATTACAAACCGGACGAAGAAAAGCTGGATCTGGTAAAAGCAGAGCTTCAGGAACACCTTGAGCATAAAACCGTCAGCATCCGGGATGAACAGGATCAAAATCCCTTTGCTGAAGAAGATTCAACTAGCGGAAACTAG
- a CDS encoding N-acetylmuramoyl-L-alanine amidase, translating into MGEYSREGIPIKRNKLVSSFVCLSVLATWPIQPGQASAAEYPYTGVTVSGSTSIHRGAEKDYKITKTISSNESVAVLNEFTNKSNETWLQINYEGTTGWVMESQVKELEKPVPYGFIATDEAAVHRSAETTSTVSAEPGKNTMVEISSSFVNREQEIWYQVKTADWSGWIHSDQIMFKPESFTAYNTGKNQEVRSGAASNYRLLQTLKENDSIKITDFIINSASEPYYGIELSNGTKGWTNAETLTYSYQAKPSAILKTVYAKLNPTNIHRSADSAERKVYEAPMNEEFEIKSEFTNKQNEKWYQVEYQTGKYGWVNSAHTSTSQTINGTFYVQAAEANVRSGASTDYKKLSTLTKGTAVKVVDQFTNKANEKWYRVQIGSTFGWVSASLLTEKAVYLNTSMYIGTYKSELRKGAEFRYTVVEKPSYGSKVTLLSQFINKDGEKWVNIQTASGRKGWIPQWEVYQSLSDRPFVYGKSADSIRRSAASDARIVASVQTGDSLVFLRELNGWYNVETSTGVRGWIPAASTAATPPANLLVPQVTQMGSSTELSWIKSKTAKVNFDFLSDRTAYISTKGLALKIPDVEVQGVTITQIDGAIKVTPEPGYSITVHDKKDRFQLLIHEVGVAGKTIVLDAGHGGSDSGAVGPTRLYEKDVTFAVTRYLGDILKENGAKVIYTRTTDIKPELDTRAAISNNSDADIFISVHANANANRSAKGTETYFNVTTNPNDQKSRTLSSNIQRELVEQINTTSRGIKEAGFVVIRENQLPSALVELAFISNPNEETMLRSDAVRRKAAQGIYNGIEDYFNGGN; encoded by the coding sequence TTGGGAGAATACTCACGGGAGGGAATACCAATCAAACGTAATAAACTGGTTAGTTCGTTCGTCTGTCTTAGCGTTTTGGCTACATGGCCTATTCAGCCAGGGCAAGCATCTGCCGCTGAATATCCTTATACAGGAGTAACGGTTTCTGGAAGCACCAGCATTCATCGGGGTGCGGAAAAGGATTACAAAATCACCAAGACTATTTCTTCAAATGAATCTGTTGCTGTGTTAAATGAATTCACAAACAAATCCAACGAAACATGGCTTCAAATCAACTATGAAGGAACAACAGGCTGGGTAATGGAATCACAGGTTAAAGAACTCGAAAAGCCTGTACCTTACGGATTTATTGCAACTGACGAAGCAGCGGTTCACCGCAGCGCAGAAACCACATCCACCGTGTCTGCCGAGCCAGGGAAAAATACGATGGTTGAAATTTCAAGCAGCTTTGTCAATAGAGAGCAGGAAATCTGGTACCAAGTAAAAACCGCTGACTGGTCTGGCTGGATCCATTCCGATCAAATTATGTTTAAGCCGGAATCATTCACTGCCTACAATACGGGCAAAAATCAGGAAGTCCGAAGCGGTGCTGCATCCAATTACAGACTGCTGCAAACCTTAAAAGAAAATGATTCAATCAAAATTACGGATTTCATTATTAACTCAGCTTCCGAACCTTATTACGGAATAGAGCTTTCTAACGGCACTAAAGGCTGGACCAATGCAGAAACACTGACTTACTCCTACCAGGCCAAGCCCTCTGCCATCCTAAAAACCGTATATGCCAAATTAAATCCAACAAATATTCACCGGTCCGCCGATTCTGCTGAACGAAAAGTTTACGAGGCTCCGATGAATGAAGAATTTGAGATTAAGAGTGAATTTACAAATAAACAAAATGAAAAATGGTACCAGGTTGAATATCAGACCGGAAAATATGGCTGGGTAAACAGCGCACATACCTCCACATCTCAGACCATTAACGGCACCTTTTATGTACAGGCGGCCGAAGCCAATGTCCGCTCTGGTGCGTCAACCGACTATAAAAAGCTCAGTACACTCACAAAGGGTACAGCTGTAAAGGTAGTCGACCAATTCACCAATAAAGCCAATGAAAAATGGTACAGAGTCCAGATCGGAAGCACCTTCGGATGGGTTTCCGCTTCCCTTTTAACCGAAAAAGCCGTGTATCTTAATACAAGCATGTATATCGGTACATACAAATCCGAGTTAAGGAAAGGCGCAGAATTCAGATATACTGTTGTTGAAAAACCTTCATATGGAAGTAAAGTTACCCTTCTATCTCAATTTATAAACAAAGATGGAGAAAAATGGGTTAATATCCAAACCGCAAGCGGCAGAAAAGGCTGGATCCCTCAATGGGAAGTCTATCAATCTCTCAGCGACCGTCCATTCGTTTACGGAAAAAGTGCGGACAGCATCCGCCGGTCCGCTGCATCTGATGCAAGAATTGTTGCTTCAGTCCAAACAGGAGATTCGCTCGTTTTTCTTCGTGAGCTGAACGGCTGGTACAATGTTGAAACGTCAACAGGCGTGCGCGGCTGGATCCCGGCAGCAAGCACCGCTGCCACCCCGCCTGCAAACCTGCTTGTTCCTCAAGTCACACAAATGGGCAGCAGCACAGAGCTTTCCTGGATAAAATCAAAAACAGCGAAAGTCAATTTCGATTTCCTTTCCGACCGCACTGCTTACATCAGCACAAAAGGACTTGCGCTAAAGATTCCTGATGTTGAAGTGCAAGGCGTAACCATCACTCAGATTGATGGGGCAATCAAAGTAACACCAGAACCTGGCTATTCCATTACCGTTCATGATAAAAAAGACCGCTTTCAGCTTCTGATCCATGAAGTCGGGGTTGCCGGAAAAACTATTGTTCTTGATGCAGGACACGGCGGAAGCGACTCTGGAGCAGTCGGTCCTACCAGGCTTTATGAAAAGGATGTTACGTTTGCTGTCACAAGGTATTTGGGCGATATCCTGAAAGAGAATGGCGCCAAGGTCATCTACACTAGAACAACGGATATTAAACCGGAATTAGATACTCGTGCAGCGATTTCTAATAATTCAGATGCCGATATTTTCATCAGCGTTCACGCCAATGCGAACGCAAACCGGAGTGCAAAAGGAACGGAAACCTATTTTAATGTGACGACCAATCCAAATGACCAAAAAAGCAGAACACTATCATCCAATATACAGCGCGAATTGGTCGAACAAATCAATACCACCAGCCGCGGAATTAAAGAAGCGGGCTTTGTTGTTATTAGAGAAAACCAACTGCCGAGTGCTTTAGTGGAGCTTGCTTTTATCTCTAATCCTAACGAAGAAACGATGCTGAGATCAGATGCTGTCAGAAGAAAAGCTGCACAGGGAATTTACAACGGTATTGAAGACTATTTTAATGGAGGCAACTAA
- a CDS encoding GW dipeptide domain-containing protein, with protein sequence MKKTKIALVFGAGILAGSIFTPLATSQASSNLVLASVEWVTSQLTPVNNRIANLEREVQTLKQMNTNPALPSKVYVKTVIADIHSGAMEHYRVLASVPVSQILNVSQEITSEDGKYYKVEYSTGKTGWIPASEVSSTAVQKPASFIVKSSGTVYSGAAETGYKRVATVSAGQTLKFLNAFKNSSTKEVWINVQLSNGAKGWVKQQFGEVK encoded by the coding sequence ATGAAAAAAACAAAAATCGCCTTAGTTTTTGGAGCAGGAATATTGGCAGGCAGTATTTTCACCCCGCTTGCCACATCTCAGGCAAGCAGCAATCTTGTCCTGGCAAGCGTTGAATGGGTCACGTCCCAGCTGACTCCGGTTAACAATCGGATCGCAAACCTTGAAAGAGAAGTACAAACGCTGAAGCAAATGAATACGAATCCTGCCTTGCCTTCAAAGGTGTATGTTAAAACGGTCATTGCAGACATTCACTCCGGCGCTATGGAGCATTACAGAGTACTTGCCAGTGTTCCAGTTTCACAGATTCTGAACGTCTCTCAGGAAATCACTTCTGAGGACGGCAAGTATTACAAAGTGGAATATAGCACCGGCAAAACCGGATGGATTCCAGCTTCAGAAGTAAGCAGTACTGCTGTTCAAAAGCCAGCTTCCTTTATTGTAAAATCCTCCGGGACCGTATACAGCGGAGCAGCGGAAACAGGATACAAAAGAGTCGCCACCGTATCTGCCGGCCAAACTCTCAAGTTCCTGAATGCCTTCAAAAACAGCTCCACAAAAGAAGTCTGGATCAATGTCCAGCTTTCAAATGGTGCTAAAGGATGGGTCAAGCAGCAATTTGGCGAGGTGAAATAA